The following proteins are co-located in the Legionella busanensis genome:
- a CDS encoding N-acetylmuramoyl-L-alanine amidase has translation MRIQIIVFSLCMLFNLVLNAAKLKGIEIKQDLGKASLLFNLDKAINHKIFTLTNPDRVVVDLENTELAFDLHKLNLNKNLVTRVRSGYQNKHTLRLVFEVANKVMLETKPWNTLSRNRNGFSLNISTNHLDLLTKSIKNVPPLSPLPIKQVRKPLRDVIVVLDPGHGGKDPGAIGPRRTAEKNVTLSIATKLKQIIDKQPGMRAVLTRTGDYYVGLRERLAIARKYNGDVFISIHADAFINRDSNGASVFALSQRGATSEAARWLAEKENYSELGGVNLAGLDDQSGLVRTVLIDLSQTATIGASLHMGEKVLRNLNTLTKLHNNKVEQARFMVLKSPDIPSILIETGFITNPREERNLTSTYYQTRLTQSIFQGLRGYFWEYPPHGTHIEALVNSKMRFTLGSVDNKLPKSIANHHSSTVALGLDKPESNNA, from the coding sequence ATGAGAATACAAATAATAGTGTTTTCTTTATGCATGCTTTTTAACCTAGTGCTAAATGCTGCTAAGTTAAAGGGTATTGAAATAAAACAGGACTTGGGTAAGGCGTCCTTATTATTTAACTTGGATAAAGCCATTAACCATAAAATTTTTACTTTAACTAATCCAGATCGCGTCGTTGTTGATTTAGAAAACACAGAGCTTGCTTTTGATTTACATAAGCTTAATTTAAATAAAAATTTAGTTACTCGAGTTCGTAGTGGTTATCAAAATAAACATACTCTACGCTTAGTTTTTGAAGTAGCAAATAAAGTAATGCTTGAGACTAAACCATGGAATACCTTAAGCAGAAATCGCAATGGTTTTTCTTTAAATATTTCAACTAATCATTTAGACCTTTTAACAAAATCTATAAAAAATGTGCCGCCTCTATCCCCATTACCTATTAAACAGGTTAGAAAACCGTTAAGGGATGTCATTGTAGTCCTCGATCCTGGCCATGGCGGCAAAGATCCAGGCGCTATAGGCCCTAGACGTACAGCAGAGAAAAACGTAACACTCTCCATTGCCACTAAATTAAAGCAGATTATAGACAAACAACCTGGTATGCGTGCTGTATTGACGCGCACAGGTGATTATTATGTTGGTTTACGTGAGCGTCTAGCTATTGCAAGAAAATACAATGGTGATGTCTTTATTTCAATTCACGCTGATGCCTTTATTAATCGCGACTCTAATGGTGCTTCAGTTTTTGCTCTATCACAACGAGGTGCAACCAGTGAGGCGGCTCGATGGCTAGCAGAGAAAGAAAACTATTCTGAATTAGGCGGCGTTAATTTAGCCGGTTTAGATGATCAAAGTGGCCTGGTACGTACAGTTCTTATTGATTTATCACAAACTGCAACAATTGGTGCTAGTCTACATATGGGAGAAAAAGTATTAAGAAACTTAAACACGTTAACTAAGTTACATAATAACAAAGTTGAACAAGCTCGTTTTATGGTATTAAAATCGCCTGATATTCCTTCTATATTAATAGAAACAGGTTTTATTACTAATCCACGAGAAGAACGTAATCTAACAAGTACATACTATCAAACACGGTTAACACAATCGATTTTTCAGGGCCTTAGAGGTTATTTCTGGGAGTATCCTCCGCACGGAACTCATATAGAAGCCTTAGTAAATAGTAAAATGCGCTTTACTTTAGGATCTGTTGACAATAAATTACCAAAAAGTATTGCTAATCATCATAGCTCAACAGTAGCATTAGGCCTTGATAAGCCTGAGTCTAATAACGCTTAG
- a CDS encoding NAD(P)H-hydrate dehydratase: MTSDIALFHTNLIRDCERAATVDYQMSESQLMSLAGVAAFKSLKRLFPTVQKIIVYCGSGNNAGDGYVIARLAHQEGYSVIINQYKPIDQLPPVAQQAALEAIDVGVTCHYMDEMIEDDADLIVDALLGIGLKGLVKEPILSAINQINESGLPVLAIDVPSGLNADTGAVMGDCVRATATITFIGYKLGMMTLDGPDYCGKVILNNLKLDHCLSQLTPSGYILEKSEFVSLLPKRPKNCHKADFGHILVIGGGYGMPGSICLAAQAALRVGAGLVTIATQSNYAKQAVANVPEVMIYGVEEANDILALLTKATVCVIGPGLGTDDWARSLFNQVITSQLPMIIDASALRLLAESPQYDDNWVLTPHPGEAASLLQCSTKDVQSDRYEAVNHLQTKFGGNVVLKGVGSLIRTDEPETYLCRAGNPGMATAGMGDVLSGVIAGLCAQKLALTDATKLGVWLHASAADKAAQDKGERGLIASDLMPYLRTLVNTLTV; this comes from the coding sequence ATGACATCTGATATTGCGCTTTTTCATACTAACTTAATCAGAGATTGTGAGCGAGCTGCAACAGTAGATTATCAAATGAGCGAGTCACAGCTCATGTCTTTAGCAGGCGTTGCGGCCTTTAAATCATTAAAACGATTATTTCCTACTGTTCAAAAAATTATTGTTTACTGTGGTAGCGGTAATAATGCTGGTGATGGTTATGTAATAGCTCGACTTGCTCATCAAGAAGGTTATTCAGTAATAATTAATCAATACAAACCTATTGATCAGCTTCCTCCTGTGGCTCAGCAAGCTGCGCTAGAGGCAATAGACGTTGGTGTTACCTGTCATTATATGGATGAGATGATAGAAGATGATGCTGATTTAATTGTTGATGCACTACTAGGAATTGGTTTAAAAGGCTTAGTTAAAGAACCCATACTAAGTGCAATTAATCAAATTAATGAAAGTGGGTTGCCTGTGCTTGCTATTGATGTTCCATCAGGTCTGAACGCTGATACAGGGGCTGTTATGGGTGACTGTGTTCGAGCCACAGCAACAATAACCTTTATTGGTTATAAGTTAGGTATGATGACTTTAGATGGTCCGGATTATTGTGGGAAAGTCATCCTAAATAATTTAAAGTTAGATCACTGTTTAAGTCAGCTTACTCCAAGTGGTTACATATTAGAAAAATCTGAGTTTGTTTCTTTACTACCTAAAAGACCCAAAAATTGTCATAAGGCTGATTTTGGTCATATATTGGTTATCGGTGGCGGGTATGGCATGCCAGGGTCTATTTGTTTAGCAGCTCAGGCTGCTTTAAGAGTTGGCGCAGGTTTAGTAACTATTGCAACTCAATCAAATTATGCTAAACAAGCAGTCGCTAATGTACCTGAGGTAATGATTTATGGTGTAGAGGAAGCAAACGATATTCTTGCTTTACTCACTAAGGCGACTGTTTGTGTGATTGGACCTGGGTTAGGAACAGATGACTGGGCTCGATCGTTATTTAATCAAGTTATCACGTCACAATTACCCATGATTATTGACGCTTCAGCACTTCGTTTACTTGCTGAGTCACCTCAATATGATGATAATTGGGTTTTAACACCTCATCCAGGTGAAGCAGCAAGCTTGCTGCAGTGTTCAACAAAGGACGTGCAATCTGATCGTTACGAAGCAGTTAACCATTTGCAGACTAAATTTGGTGGCAATGTGGTTTTAAAGGGCGTTGGTTCTTTAATCCGTACGGATGAACCAGAAACTTATCTATGTCGAGCTGGGAACCCAGGCATGGCTACTGCGGGTATGGGCGATGTATTAAGTGGTGTTATTGCTGGTTTATGCGCACAAAAGCTAGCTCTTACTGATGCCACTAAATTAGGTGTATGGCTACATGCGAGTGCGGCTGATAAAGCTGCTCAAGATAAGGGGGAGAGAGGATTAATCGCAAGTGATTTAATGCCTTATTTGCGAACTTTAGTCAATACATTAACCGTATAG
- the miaA gene encoding tRNA (adenosine(37)-N6)-dimethylallyltransferase MiaA has translation MLNNIFCILGPTASGKTALAIELVKQFPFEIISVDSAMIYREMDIGTAKPSSTELALAPHHLINILDPPQSFSAAEFCKEAQSLCHKIFKADKIPLLVGGTMMYFNALQQGLSALPEADEKTRNYLLEQANCYGWEKLHADLARIDPYSAAKIHQRDTQRIQRALEVFYVTGKPLSSLLIKRQQVPYSYTNIVLFPEERAWLHQRIAKRFDQMLNLGFVNEVELLLEKWHLPPNCPAIRCVGYRQAYDYLLGKDSFSLFREKAIAATRQLAKRQLTWLRRWPEGNIFACDKLESFSKIIALITKILDNCQS, from the coding sequence ATGTTGAATAATATTTTTTGTATACTAGGGCCTACTGCTTCAGGAAAAACAGCGTTGGCTATAGAATTAGTTAAGCAATTTCCTTTTGAAATTATCAGTGTTGACTCAGCTATGATTTACCGTGAGATGGATATTGGTACAGCAAAGCCATCATCAACGGAACTAGCATTAGCACCTCATCATTTAATTAATATCTTAGATCCACCACAATCTTTTTCAGCTGCTGAATTTTGTAAAGAAGCACAAAGTTTATGTCATAAGATTTTTAAGGCAGATAAGATTCCCTTGTTAGTTGGCGGTACAATGATGTATTTTAATGCCTTGCAACAGGGCCTATCTGCTTTGCCTGAAGCCGATGAAAAAACACGCAATTATTTACTTGAACAAGCAAACTGTTACGGTTGGGAAAAATTACATGCCGATTTAGCCCGTATTGATCCTTATTCTGCTGCAAAGATTCATCAACGTGACACACAGCGAATTCAGCGTGCTCTTGAGGTTTTTTATGTAACTGGAAAACCCTTATCTTCTTTGCTAATTAAACGGCAACAAGTGCCTTATTCTTATACCAATATTGTCTTATTTCCAGAGGAACGCGCTTGGCTTCATCAGCGGATTGCTAAGCGGTTTGATCAAATGTTAAATTTAGGATTTGTTAACGAAGTAGAGCTATTATTAGAGAAATGGCATTTACCGCCAAATTGCCCGGCTATACGGTGCGTTGGTTATCGACAGGCTTATGATTACCTTTTGGGTAAAGATAGTTTTAGTCTATTTCGAGAAAAAGCAATTGCAGCAACAAGACAGCTCGCTAAAAGGCAGTTAACCTGGTTACGCCGCTGGCCTGAAGGTAACATTTTTGCCTGCGATAAATTGGAAAGCTTCAGTAAAATAATAGCGTTAATCACCAAAATATTAGATAATTGCCAAAGTTAA
- the tsaE gene encoding tRNA (adenosine(37)-N6)-threonylcarbamoyltransferase complex ATPase subunit type 1 TsaE, whose translation MHKQIIYLPNQESCEQQARSLAHCLATPLICTFQGDMGSGKTTFIRAMLRELGITSVIKSPTFSLVESYICHDLQIHHFDLYRIVEESELDYIGFNEYFGENTVCCIEWPERAPHTLLNADLRLSLEIVEDSGRKMTIEAGSSIGKQVLSCLIGKQ comes from the coding sequence ATGCATAAACAGATTATTTATTTACCTAATCAAGAAAGTTGTGAGCAGCAGGCTAGGAGCTTGGCACATTGTTTAGCTACACCCCTAATTTGTACTTTTCAAGGGGATATGGGTAGTGGTAAAACAACCTTTATCCGTGCCATGCTACGTGAATTAGGGATTACTTCAGTAATTAAAAGCCCGACTTTTTCATTAGTAGAAAGTTATATATGTCATGACTTGCAAATTCACCATTTTGATCTGTATCGTATAGTAGAAGAGTCCGAACTTGATTACATAGGCTTTAATGAATATTTCGGTGAAAATACGGTTTGCTGTATAGAATGGCCAGAAAGAGCACCACATACGTTATTAAATGCTGATCTTCGTCTCAGTTTAGAAATTGTTGAGGATAGTGGGCGAAAAATGACTATTGAAGCAGGTAGCTCTATTGGGAAACAAGTTTTGTCTTGCCTTATAGGTAAACAATGA
- a CDS encoding glycosyltransferase family 9 protein has product MTVPLIRTLQAHLPHAKITWVISRPAYDLVEGMQNVEFIVIPKPNSIKDYWQFKKKLNGRHFDILLAAQSSFRANLLYAFIKAKRKIGYDPLRAKDGHRWFINETIKPGNDHTLEAFLKFADVLGIEEKVLNWNLPIQAADYKWALSYLTSEQDVLLVNPAASKPERSWLIDRYVEVIRYAQSQWQMQVILTGGPGDYDRFLADAIQKRVTCLDLVGKTKPKQLLALISQATVLLCPDTGPSHMATAVGTPVVALHAVTSAQVSGPYIYQDLAVDYYSIAVEQILKKAPQENKWGTHAHGEETMKLVTVDAVLEKLKTAKNIKRKNKALQFS; this is encoded by the coding sequence ATGACAGTGCCTTTAATTCGTACTTTGCAAGCCCATTTACCGCACGCAAAAATTACTTGGGTTATTTCAAGACCTGCCTATGACTTAGTTGAAGGCATGCAAAATGTTGAATTTATTGTGATTCCAAAACCTAATTCTATAAAAGACTATTGGCAGTTTAAAAAAAAATTAAATGGCCGTCATTTTGATATTTTACTGGCTGCGCAATCAAGTTTTCGAGCTAATTTACTTTATGCTTTTATTAAAGCAAAACGAAAGATAGGCTATGATCCCTTACGTGCTAAGGATGGTCATAGATGGTTTATTAATGAAACAATTAAACCTGGAAATGACCATACATTAGAGGCTTTCTTAAAATTTGCTGACGTTTTAGGTATTGAAGAAAAAGTATTAAATTGGAACCTTCCCATTCAAGCAGCGGATTATAAGTGGGCACTTTCTTATCTTACTTCCGAACAAGACGTTTTACTTGTTAACCCAGCGGCGAGTAAGCCAGAGCGAAGTTGGCTTATTGACCGGTATGTTGAAGTAATTCGTTATGCACAATCTCAATGGCAGATGCAAGTGATTTTAACAGGCGGGCCAGGTGATTACGATCGGTTTTTAGCCGATGCAATTCAAAAACGGGTGACTTGCCTTGACTTAGTTGGTAAGACAAAGCCTAAACAGCTTTTAGCGCTAATAAGTCAGGCAACTGTTTTATTGTGCCCCGATACGGGGCCATCTCATATGGCTACAGCTGTAGGTACGCCTGTAGTAGCTTTACATGCTGTAACAAGTGCTCAAGTGTCTGGCCCATATATTTACCAAGATTTGGCCGTTGATTATTATTCTATAGCAGTAGAACAGATCCTTAAAAAAGCGCCACAGGAGAATAAATGGGGTACCCATGCACATGGTGAAGAAACAATGAAATTAGTAACGGTAGATGCTGTACTAGAAAAATTAAAAACTGCTAAAAATATCAAACGAAAGAACAAGGCATTGCAGTTTAGTTAA
- a CDS encoding zinc-finger domain-containing protein has protein sequence MSQSHKQPPSTKREYIVYPKDLPLSCPTGEMEIWNAHPKVYLPIEKTGEVVCPYCSAHFTLKK, from the coding sequence ATGTCTCAGTCTCATAAACAGCCACCAAGTACAAAGCGAGAATATATCGTTTATCCAAAAGATTTACCATTAAGCTGCCCAACAGGCGAAATGGAAATATGGAACGCTCATCCAAAAGTATATCTTCCCATAGAAAAAACAGGTGAGGTAGTTTGCCCTTATTGCAGTGCCCATTTTACTCTAAAAAAATGA
- the icmX gene encoding type IVB secretion system protein IcmX: MKLKYLVSSMLLALSSTVIASQSTPANITPAPNNNTDDEVSKIATYLQNLGQYFGYDLTQYCTSGGPCSNNSSTGNSNNTANTSGTGTTSASQTFSNTLVDQNTAYSAQLNLYNTVLGATVGGGTGNNEAPSAAQNANPIVPTTLTSNSNLSGFSIINTLSGQTFSNPPYSNPSSQASSVSPLIDQQTYQPDPVSQAILNILATPNYTFCVESGSNLISQKCPYLYRENIIKNVVGPLPGTQKVFTAEANAPLIPQLNINTLISPLLYSTTSNSNTNQTTSNSGFDDLTTPVLTAKTQVQQAENFIRYATGAVLPVSLPDWNTYNNLLSQALNFSKSTPIAQQQEAYARLSTYLARLRSYAAQTSVGISNLYYIMSKRLPQSPSGQQGAQTSQALNEYIMASWRLYNPQAQGTSNNPGQQQWLTQINQASSASVQKEIAVLLAEINYQLYLMRQQQERILLTNSMFLLQFSSQTQPDGSTLTGDTSTTNANNLSNTSQ, encoded by the coding sequence ATGAAATTAAAATATTTAGTATCAAGCATGTTACTGGCTCTTTCCTCAACTGTAATAGCCTCACAAAGCACGCCTGCTAATATTACTCCAGCACCAAATAACAATACAGATGATGAAGTTAGTAAAATTGCTACTTATTTACAAAATTTAGGCCAGTATTTTGGCTATGACCTTACTCAATATTGTACATCCGGCGGCCCTTGCTCAAATAACAGCAGTACAGGAAATTCGAATAATACTGCTAATACTAGTGGAACAGGCACAACTTCCGCTTCACAAACATTTAGTAATACACTGGTTGATCAAAATACTGCTTACTCTGCTCAGCTTAATCTTTACAATACAGTTTTAGGCGCAACCGTAGGCGGTGGTACGGGGAATAACGAAGCACCTAGCGCCGCTCAAAATGCTAATCCAATTGTGCCCACAACATTAACTAGTAATAGCAACTTATCCGGTTTTTCAATTATTAATACACTTTCAGGACAAACTTTTTCGAATCCACCCTATTCTAATCCGTCAAGTCAAGCTTCTTCTGTCTCTCCGCTTATTGATCAGCAAACTTACCAGCCTGATCCTGTAAGCCAAGCGATTTTAAATATACTTGCAACACCTAATTATACCTTTTGCGTAGAAAGTGGTAGTAATCTTATTTCGCAAAAGTGTCCTTACTTGTATCGCGAAAATATTATCAAAAATGTTGTAGGGCCCTTACCAGGCACCCAAAAAGTTTTTACAGCAGAAGCAAACGCCCCTTTAATCCCTCAATTAAACATTAATACTTTAATTTCACCATTACTTTATTCCACCACCAGTAATAGTAATACTAACCAAACCACTTCTAACTCGGGGTTTGATGATTTAACTACTCCAGTTTTAACGGCAAAAACCCAAGTACAACAAGCAGAAAATTTTATTCGCTATGCAACCGGCGCAGTTTTGCCTGTTTCTCTACCAGATTGGAATACTTATAATAACTTACTTAGTCAAGCCTTGAATTTTAGTAAATCAACACCAATAGCTCAACAGCAAGAAGCTTATGCTCGATTAAGTACTTATTTAGCAAGGTTGCGTAGTTATGCTGCTCAAACGTCTGTAGGAATAAGTAACCTCTATTACATAATGTCTAAACGTCTTCCTCAAAGTCCATCTGGCCAACAAGGTGCTCAAACAAGTCAGGCTTTAAATGAATATATTATGGCTAGTTGGCGTCTTTACAATCCTCAAGCACAAGGGACTAGTAATAACCCTGGCCAACAACAATGGTTGACACAAATTAACCAGGCTTCTAGCGCATCAGTTCAAAAAGAAATAGCGGTTTTATTGGCCGAGATTAACTATCAGCTTTATTTGATGCGTCAACAACAAGAACGTATATTACTTACTAATTCTATGTTTTTACTTCAGTTTTCTTCGCAAACTCAACCCGATGGATCTACCTTAACAGGGGATACCTCTACTACAAATGCAAATAATCTATCGAATACAAGCCAATAA
- the mutL gene encoding DNA mismatch repair endonuclease MutL: MRIHQLSTEVANQIAAGEVIERPASVVKELLENALDAQADVIHIDIGFGGLNQIKISDNGIGIVAEDLPLAITPHATSKISKLEDLAAIESLGFRGEALASIASISKLTISSKPAMQEHGMLLEYQNQAAKVRPFPRAKGTTVDVCDLFYNAPVRKKFLKTEQTEFQAIDNLVRRFALSAPHVTIKLNHNGKSILSLPAATQEVLQQARISRLLGKQFIESAMYFNAEHNGVKLYGWISDIHYQRSQNDKIWVYINGRMVKDKLVNHAIKQVYEPILYPGRHPACILYLVIDPQEIDVNVHPTKHEVRFQQPRLIHDFINTQLRHTLNLPVHLNPSFSKEWPKRQLTKEPLRIQENNENFNWLMQQDQTQTNFKWLQLYKRYLLIYLNQKPYLVDLLKLQQQWLQDILRSSTLPLASRALLVPVYSDIPTLSFTDLQLARELLLKVGIDIQLKEENKLIIYSLPQLIPNLNLKSFLVTFFASPYFNLDSLIDLLVKNCTQDDTPITEEQCRSYISYLEENQSVLEKSQVIKCLSKEVCQSLLNVE; the protein is encoded by the coding sequence ATGCGAATCCATCAATTATCTACTGAAGTTGCCAATCAAATTGCTGCTGGCGAAGTCATTGAAAGACCAGCATCAGTAGTTAAAGAGTTATTAGAAAATGCGCTAGATGCACAAGCGGATGTTATTCATATCGATATAGGTTTTGGTGGTTTGAATCAAATTAAAATAAGTGATAATGGGATAGGTATTGTCGCTGAAGACTTACCTCTAGCTATTACGCCACATGCCACGAGTAAAATATCGAAGCTTGAAGATTTAGCTGCTATAGAAAGCTTAGGTTTCCGTGGCGAGGCGCTTGCTAGTATCGCATCAATTTCTAAACTAACTATTAGTTCTAAGCCTGCCATGCAAGAGCATGGAATGTTATTGGAATATCAAAACCAAGCAGCCAAAGTAAGGCCATTTCCACGTGCTAAAGGCACCACGGTTGATGTCTGTGATTTATTTTATAATGCGCCTGTGCGTAAGAAATTTCTTAAAACGGAACAAACTGAATTTCAAGCTATTGATAATTTAGTAAGACGTTTTGCCTTAAGTGCGCCTCATGTCACGATTAAACTAAATCATAATGGCAAATCAATTCTATCTTTACCTGCCGCAACCCAAGAAGTTTTACAACAAGCGCGTATTAGTCGATTGTTAGGTAAACAATTTATTGAAAGTGCAATGTACTTTAATGCTGAACATAATGGTGTAAAACTTTATGGTTGGATAAGTGACATTCACTACCAGCGTAGTCAAAATGATAAAATATGGGTTTATATTAATGGTCGGATGGTAAAAGATAAATTAGTTAATCACGCTATCAAACAAGTCTATGAACCTATTCTTTATCCTGGACGCCATCCGGCTTGTATTTTATATTTAGTGATTGACCCGCAAGAGATTGATGTTAATGTTCACCCAACTAAGCATGAAGTACGCTTCCAGCAACCCCGTTTAATTCATGATTTTATTAATACCCAGTTAAGACATACTCTTAATTTACCAGTGCATTTAAACCCTTCGTTTTCCAAAGAATGGCCAAAGCGTCAGTTAACTAAAGAGCCACTACGTATACAAGAAAATAATGAAAATTTTAATTGGCTAATGCAGCAAGACCAGACACAAACTAATTTTAAATGGTTGCAACTCTATAAAAGGTATCTACTAATTTATCTAAATCAAAAACCTTATCTAGTCGATTTACTCAAATTACAACAGCAGTGGTTACAGGATATACTTCGTAGTAGTACGCTGCCTTTAGCATCTAGAGCTTTGCTCGTACCTGTTTATAGTGATATTCCAACGTTATCTTTTACAGACTTACAGTTAGCTAGGGAGCTTTTACTTAAAGTAGGCATCGATATTCAACTTAAAGAAGAAAATAAATTAATTATTTATTCTCTACCTCAATTGATACCCAACTTAAATCTTAAGTCTTTTCTTGTTACTTTTTTTGCTTCTCCTTATTTTAATTTAGATTCACTCATAGATTTATTAGTTAAAAATTGTACTCAAGATGATACACCTATTACAGAAGAGCAGTGCAGAAGTTATATTTCTTATTTGGAAGAAAATCAGTCTGTTTTAGAAAAATCGCAAGTGATTAAGTGTCTTTCTAAGGAAGTTTGTCAGAGCTTATTAAATGTTGAATAA
- the sspA gene encoding stringent starvation protein SspA, with protein MAIVAKRTIMSLYSDNDDVYSHQVRIVLAEKGVNVEILPAKQGEVNTHLLSINPYGTVPTLIDRELVLYEARIIMEYLDERFPHPPLLPVYPVARAEARKMMHRIEQDWYNLLQRIKQDDEAEEARQHLLESLVSLEPVFADKPYFLSEEFSLLDCALAPLLWRLPQLGIIIPEQVKGVHAYMQRLFKRDSFQASLTETERQLRAA; from the coding sequence ATGGCTATTGTAGCAAAGCGCACTATTATGTCACTTTACTCAGATAATGATGATGTTTACAGTCATCAAGTTCGCATAGTTCTAGCAGAAAAAGGGGTTAATGTAGAAATTCTTCCTGCAAAGCAAGGTGAGGTCAATACGCATTTACTCAGTATTAATCCGTATGGCACAGTGCCTACTTTAATTGATAGAGAGCTTGTTCTTTATGAAGCTAGAATCATTATGGAATATTTAGATGAGCGTTTTCCTCACCCACCTTTATTACCAGTGTATCCGGTTGCTCGTGCAGAAGCACGCAAAATGATGCACCGCATTGAACAAGACTGGTATAACTTATTACAGCGAATTAAACAAGATGACGAAGCTGAAGAGGCACGTCAACATTTACTAGAAAGTTTAGTTAGCCTTGAGCCTGTTTTTGCAGATAAACCTTATTTTCTTAGTGAGGAATTCTCTTTACTAGACTGTGCATTGGCTCCTTTATTGTGGCGGTTACCACAATTGGGTATTATAATTCCTGAGCAAGTAAAAGGAGTACATGCTTATATGCAGCGATTATTTAAGCGTGATTCGTTTCAAGCTAGTTTAACAGAAACTGAGCGACAATTACGGGCAGCATAA
- a CDS encoding cytochrome c1, translating into MILFISLTITTISYALENEDVPMLPVKINLHDQEGLQRGAKLFMNYCSGCHSLKYMRYNQMANDLGLTTFDGEVDKDLLFNNLVFTHAKLHDPIEIALPAADAKQWFGTVPPDLSLIVRVRGPSWLYTFLKSFYADSTRPFGSNNVLIPGVAMPNVLAPLVGQVIAVRENNQKAGPITHLLKITDGEMTSQEFDNAIEDLVNFLAYVGEPVQLTRYTVGVFIIAFLSIFLIVVYLLKRSYWQRLPH; encoded by the coding sequence ATGATTTTATTCATTAGTTTGACTATAACAACAATTTCTTATGCCCTTGAAAACGAAGATGTCCCAATGTTGCCTGTAAAAATAAATTTACATGATCAAGAAGGTTTGCAAAGAGGCGCAAAGCTTTTCATGAATTATTGTTCAGGTTGTCATTCTTTAAAGTATATGCGTTATAATCAAATGGCAAATGATTTGGGTTTAACAACCTTCGATGGCGAAGTAGACAAAGATTTATTGTTTAATAACTTAGTTTTTACGCATGCCAAGCTACATGATCCAATTGAAATAGCATTACCGGCTGCAGATGCTAAGCAGTGGTTTGGTACAGTTCCCCCTGACTTATCTCTAATTGTGCGCGTACGAGGACCATCCTGGCTATATACTTTTTTAAAAAGCTTCTATGCTGATTCAACACGGCCTTTTGGTAGTAATAATGTATTAATTCCGGGTGTGGCAATGCCTAATGTATTAGCACCTTTGGTAGGCCAGGTTATTGCCGTAAGAGAGAATAATCAAAAAGCAGGTCCTATTACGCATCTACTGAAAATTACTGATGGTGAAATGACTAGCCAAGAATTTGATAATGCAATTGAAGATTTGGTGAATTTTTTAGCCTATGTAGGTGAACCTGTACAACTAACACGTTATACAGTAGGTGTTTTTATTATTGCTTTTTTAAGCATTTTTTTAATCGTAGTCTATCTCCTTAAAAGAAGCTACTGGCAGCGTCTACCTCATTAA
- a CDS encoding ClpXP protease specificity-enhancing factor → MTMTSNRPYLIRAIYDWIVDNNLTPHILVNAEYPNVQVPQEYVNGGKIVLNISPQACRGLHLENDRVVFTARFSGVTHQIFVVPGAILAIYAKENGRGMEFGEEYNEPAAPPVTTTESKGRNKPALKLIKKDES, encoded by the coding sequence ATGACAATGACCTCAAACAGACCTTACCTAATTCGAGCTATATATGATTGGATTGTAGATAATAATCTTACTCCTCATATTTTGGTTAATGCGGAATATCCTAACGTACAAGTGCCACAAGAGTATGTTAATGGGGGCAAAATTGTACTCAATATTTCGCCGCAGGCCTGCCGAGGATTACATTTAGAAAATGATCGTGTTGTTTTTACTGCACGTTTTTCTGGTGTAACACATCAAATTTTCGTTGTCCCAGGGGCTATCTTAGCAATTTATGCTAAAGAGAATGGCCGAGGTATGGAATTTGGTGAAGAATATAATGAGCCAGCAGCTCCTCCTGTAACTACCACAGAATCAAAAGGCCGAAATAAGCCTGCCTTAAAATTAATTAAAAAGGATGAATCTTAG